A stretch of the Aphis gossypii isolate Hap1 chromosome 2, ASM2018417v2, whole genome shotgun sequence genome encodes the following:
- the LOC114128003 gene encoding endoplasmic reticulum transmembrane helix translocase, producing MAIDNLIDSVSLYVPRHVAFHGAIFPFVVLYILWSSACYFTDDLLDLFFAGIFAIGVAQILCSLSCYWSVSFRCLLSCRRVTSPKEAVLVKVLPTPNNGFTELVMLNTFQDQDLKTVTWFRYQEIKYIWNEDKKCFHSLEFPIANTIEQYGNCKGYNSDEQLSRAIQLYGRNRLNIQLPKFNDLFIERATAPFFVFQVFCIALWCFDKYWYYSLFTLAMLVLFECTLVKQQLRNMEEIRNMGNKPIHLYVYRNKKWQSLLSDELTPGDIVSITRTNNDQTVPCDLLLLRGSCIVDESLLTGESIPQMKESIENIADYSRNLDFESDKKLHILFSGTKVVQHTSPMKVSSSVRAPPDNGCIAYVLRTGFNTSQGNLLQTILFGVKHVTANNMETLAFILFLLIFAIAAAYYLWIKGTEDPKRSRYKLFLECTLILTSVIPPELPVELSLAVNSSILSLSKLGIYCTEPFRIPFAGKVEICCFDKTGTLTKDALIVEGIAGVEKDMILMNEAPEHTIQVLASCHSLVQLEDTLVGDPVEKASLNAINWILTKNDFIVPKKSKIPPLKILNRFYFSSSLKRMSVLAAYKCTKTANKIIHIASVKGAPEVLKSMLLNIPNNYDSTYLELAGRGARVLALARKEMTAIPNDLKNLKREDLECDLNFVGFVVVSCPLKQDSENVIKELLNSSHMVTMITGDNALTACYVANELNFTRSSSHIILTLSETNKTWYWVSDSYKIQVPLNGNIKELVDSYDLCLTGDGLTFLNQNHKDILKKIIPHVCVFARVAPKEKEFIIITLKELGYCTLMCGDGTNDVGALKHAHVGIAILARGKEKLKLRKDMFANKSRKPGENVGDQMKRLMKEIDEESVTVVKSGDASIAAPFTSKFSSVTCVCHVIKQGRCTLVTTLQMFKILALNALIAAYSQSVLYVKGIKFSDSQATLQGLLLAASFLFISRSRPLKVLSKQRPLPNIFNVYTISTVLLQFIIHFCSLVFLVQEAGVYADNDPVNTTLPLLNDNLLSNGTNLDSTDSDIDEFKPNVVNSAVFIISMALQICTFSVNYRGRPFMENLIENKPLLYSTVGTIMVILFLSMGTLQGLNEQFEIVQFPHEFRVILITVLTLDYFGAYVVDRLCLWLFGEGKFKKVPV from the coding sequence ATGGCCATTGACAATCTGATTGACTCAGTGTCTCTTTACGTGCCCCGTCATGTTGCATTTCATGGAGCGATATTTCCATTTGTTGTACTTTATATCCTGTGGTCGTCGGCTTGTTATTTCACTGACGATCttctagatttattttttgctgGTATTTTTGCCATCGGTGTCGCCCAAATATTGTGTTCACTTAGTTGTTACTGGTCTGTATCATTTAGATGTCTATTATCATGTCGACGTGTCACTTCCCCAAAGGAAGCAGTCTTGGTCAAAGTATTACCCACTCCTAACAATGGATTCACCGAATTAGTGATGTTAAATACATTCCAAGACCAAGACCTGAAAACTGTTACATGGTTTAGGTACCAggaaatcaaatatatatggaATGAAGACAAGAAATGTTTTCATTCTTTAGAATTTCCAATTGCTAATACAATTGAACAATATGGAAATTGTAAAGGCTACAATAGCGATGAACAATTATCTAGAGCTATACAATTATATGGTCGAAATCGccttaatatacaattaccaAAGTTTAATGATTTGTTTATAGAAAGGGCAACAGCTCCTTTTTTTgtgtttcaagtattttgtatCGCATTGTGGTGCTTTGATAAGTATTGGTACTATTCTTTATTTACCTTAGCAATGTTGGTACTATTTGAATGTACCTTAGTCAAGCAACAGTTACGTAACATGGAAGAAATCAGGAATATGGGTAATAAACCAATTCATTTGTATGTTTATCGCAATAAAAAATGGCAATCTTTGTTAAGTGACGAACTGACACCTGGCGATATTGTATCTATTACAAGAACCAATAATGACCAAACAGTTCCTTGTGATTTATTACTCTTAAGAGGTTCGTGTATTGTTGATGAAAGCTTATTGACCGGTGAATCTATTCCACAAATGAAAGaatctattgaaaatattgccGATTATAGTAgaaatttagattttgaatcTGATAAGAaactgcatattttatttagtggcACAAAAGTAGTTCAACATACTTCTCCTATGAAAGTATCATCAAGTGTGCGTGCCCCTCCAGATAATGGCTGTATTGCTTATGTGTTACGAACAGGTTTTAATACGTCGCAAGGTAATCtactacaaacaatattatttggtgTTAAACATGTTACTGCAAACAATATGGAAACTttagcatttattttgttcttgtTAATTTTTGCAATTGCTGCAGCTTACTATTTGTGGATCAAAGGCACTGAAGATCCAAAAAGAAGCCGTTATAAGCTATTCCTCGAATGTACCCTTATTCTAACTTCTGTTATACCTCCAGAATTGCCTGTTGAGTTATCATTAGCTGTTAATTCatcaattttatctttatctaAACTTGGAATTTATTGTACTGAACCTTTTAGAATTCCGTTTGCTGGCAAAGTAGAAATATGCTGTTTTGATAAAACTGGCACTTTAACTAAAGATGCTTTAATTGTTGAAGGTATTGCTGGTGTTGAAAAAGATATGATTCTAATGAACGAAGCCCCTGAACATACTATTCAAGTTTTAGCATCTTGTCATTCATTGGTCCAACTGGAAGATACATTAGTAGGGGATCCTGTTGAAAAAGCCTCTTTGAACGCAATAAATTGGATTTTGaccaaaaatgattttattgtaccAAAGAAATCAAAGATACCAccactaaaaatattgaatagattttatttttcttcatctTTAAAGAGAATGTCTGTATTAGCTGCTTATAAGTGTACAAAGAcagcaaataaaattatacatatagcaaGTGTCAAGGGTGCCCCTGAAGTGCTGAagtcaatgttattaaatattcctaataattatgatagtaCGTATCTTGAACTAGCTGGCCGAGGAGCTAGAGTATTAGCGCTTGCTAGAAAAGAAATGACTGCTATTCcaaatgatttgaaaaatttaaaaagagaaGACTTGGAATgcgatttaaattttgttgggTTTGTTGTAGTATCATGTCCATTAAAACAAGATTCAGAGAATGTTATTAAAGAACTTTTAAACTCATCCCACATGGTAACTATGATAACTGGAGACAATGCATTGACTGCATGTTATGTAgctaatgaattaaatttcacGAGATCTTCAAGTCATATCATTTTGACGCTTTCAGAAACCAACAAGACATGGTATTGGGTAAGTGATAGTTACAAAATTCAAGTCCCATTAAAtggaaatattaaagaattagTTGATTCATATGATTTATGTTTGACGGGAGACGGATTAACTTTTCTAAATCAAAATCAcaaagatatattaaaaaaaattataccacaTGTATGTGTGTTTGCTAGAGTGGCTCCCAAAgaaaaagaatttattataattacattaaaagaaTTAGGTTATTGTACTTTGATGTGTGGAGATGGTACTAATGATGTTGGTGCCTTGAAACATGCTCATGTTGGTATTGCTATACTTGCTAGAGGTAaagaaaagttaaaattaaggaAAGATATGTTTGCCAATAAATCCAGAAAACCAGGAGAAAATGTAGGTGATCAAATGAAAAGACTAATGAAAGAAATAGATGAAGAATCTGTGACTGTGGTGAAGTCAGGAGATGCTAGTATTGCTGCTCCTTTTACAAGTAAATTTTCATCTGTAACTTGTGTATGTCATGTGATCAAACAAGGTCGTTGTACTCTAGTTACTACTcttcaaatgtttaaaatattagcgCTGAATGCTCTTATTGCTGCTTATAGTCAGTCTGTACTTTATGTTAAAGGTATAAAATTTAGTGATTCTCAAGCTACATTGCAAGGATTGTTGTTAGCagcttcatttttatttatttcaagatCAAGacctttaaaagttttatccaAACAAAGACCACTGCCAAATATATTCAACGTCTACACTATTTCGActgtattattacaatttattatacacttttgTAGTTTAGTTTTCTTAGTCCAAGAAGCTGGAGTGTATGCTGATAATGATCCTGTGAATACTACTTTGCCGCTTTTAAATGACAATTTGTTATCCAATGGTACAAATTTGGATTCTACAGATTCAGATATAGATGAATTCAAACCTAATGTAGTGAATAGtgcagtatttattatttccatgGCATTGCAAATTTGTACCTTTTCAGTCAATTATCGAGGACGTCCGTTCatggaaaatttaatagaaaataaacctTTGCTATACAGTACAGTAGGGAcaattatggtaatattatttttaagtatgggTACTTTGCAAGGACTTAATGAGCAATTTGAAATTGTTCAGTTTCCTCACGAATTtcgagttattttaattactgtaCTTACATTAGATTATTTTGGTGCTTATGTAGTAGACCGATTATGTTTATGGCTTTTTGGAgaaggaaaatttaaaaaagtgcctgtgtaa
- the LOC114128006 gene encoding uncharacterized protein LOC114128006 isoform X1: MTTRLREFNGFASAFRNYRQILKCRPPIKSKPEIFESSQFIMKENRIPIGKKKENIEKNETLKKNGEPELVEDHVISKSKTLKSSKISKKTNKSNECKPLKLVNINDESTDTSLTKPIKKPRIILSTIKEMKEEKSNTKKILNKIKIVKDNAPTLIENENNLQEEIDMDNFNNTIDEMKPVVPEIVLSPFVCTTRGHKWKPSPRKPPKLSELYDKYEDDNVADNFRKKLDSKTIELQNKVKYWAELSSENSRDIPQSIKDEIDVACGQTKLLTTDKFMQMRSLINEFDNKSGAMLITTDDLDGFWDMLLLQVEKLEGQFSQLAILKNNNWAPLKPIAKKVINKLPTFNKRPVVKSKFADFIKTQKLKEEKTTLNSENSNEKNDSNNSKFNEMKFSNNTYLTSSTPTSSNQKNISFTPVLLKTMELSYVARRSGMTPIVLGTPHVSPLKPALKKTDNEKGTKRKNIHFESPKKIANGFLTPENSCNEDIKPKTIQNRVVTPHTSKKTKVYQNNGVRSQNKPIDTSISTQTGNKINKKNTIKAQSEVKKTVTKTLVDMQDGKSSIRRSSRLANKPSISYKC; this comes from the exons ATGACTACCAGACTTCGTGAGTTTAACGGTTTTGCTTCTGCGTTTCGAAACTATCGTCAAATACTCAAATGCCGTCCGCCGATTAAATCAAAACCTGAAATATTCGAAtc ATCTCAATTCATAATGAAGGAAAACAGAATTccaataggaaaaaaaaaggaaaatatagaaaaaaatgaaacactaaaaaaaa atgggGAACCAGAGTTGGTTGAAGATCACgtaatttcaaaatcaaagaCTTTAAAGTCATCCAAAATATctaagaaaacaaataaatctaatgaatGTAAACCTCTTAAGCTTGTTAACATCAATGATGAATCTACTGATACATCATTAACgaaaccaattaaaaaaccAAGAATCATTCTAAGCACAATTAAAGAAATGAAGGAAGAAAAAtccaatactaaaaaaatattgaataagataaaaattgtaaaagatAACGCCCCAACATtgattgaaaatgaaaataatttacaagaaGAAATTGATATggacaattttaataacacaattGACGAAATGAAACCAGTAGTCCCTGAGATTGTGCTGAGTCCTTTTGTTTGTACAACACGTGGTCATAAATGGAAACCAAGTCCTCGCAAACCTCCAAAATTATCTGAGttgtatgataaatatgaAGATGACAATGTTGCTGATAattttag gAAAAAGTTGGACAGTAAAACtattgaattacaaaataaagttaaatattggGCAGAATTATCTTCTGAAAATAGCCGTGATATTCCACAa tctatCAAAGATGAAATAGATGTTGCATGTGGACAAACAAAACTTTTGACAACTGACAAATTTATGCAAATGCGTTCCCTGATAAatgaatttgataataaatctgGGGCAATGCTTATAACAACAGACGATTTAGATGGATTTTGGGATATGCTATTGctacaa gtTGAAAAATTAGAAGGCCAATTTAGTCAACTTgccatattgaaaaataataattgggcTCCATTAAAACCAATTgccaaaaaagtaattaacaaattaccCACATTTAATAAACGTCCAGtagttaaatcaaaatttgcagattttattaaaa cCCAAAAATTAAAGGAAGAGAAAACTACACTTAATAGTGAAAattctaatgaaaaaaatgattcaaataattcaaagtTCAATGAAATGAAATTCTCTAATAACACTTATC ttACTTCTAGCACTCCAACTTcttcaaatcaaaaaaatataagttttacccCTGTGCTATTGAAGACTATGGAGTTATCATATGTGGCTCGTAGGTCAGGCATGACACCAATAGTTTTAGGCACTCCACATGTATCTCCATTAAAACCAGCATTGAAAAAGACAGATAATGAAAAAGGCACAAAGCGGAAGAACATACATTTTGAATCTCCTAAAAAAATTGCTAATGGATTTTTAACACCTGAAAACTCGTGCAAtg AAGATATCAAACCTAAAACCATTCAGAACAGAGTTGTTACTCCACATACTTCGAAAAAAACTAAAGTATACCAGAACAATGGTGTCAGATCTCAAAATAAACCTATTGATACATCAATTTCTACTCAAAccggaaataaaattaacaaaaaaaatactatcaaAGCACAGTCAGAAGTGAAAAAGACAGTAACTAAAACGTTGGTTGATATGCAAGATGGCAAATCATCAATAAGACGTTCTTCTAGACTGGCCAACAAACCTTCAATAAGTTACAAATGTTAG
- the LOC114128006 gene encoding uncharacterized protein LOC114128006 isoform X2, producing the protein MTTKRSQFIMKENRIPIGKKKENIEKNETLKKNGEPELVEDHVISKSKTLKSSKISKKTNKSNECKPLKLVNINDESTDTSLTKPIKKPRIILSTIKEMKEEKSNTKKILNKIKIVKDNAPTLIENENNLQEEIDMDNFNNTIDEMKPVVPEIVLSPFVCTTRGHKWKPSPRKPPKLSELYDKYEDDNVADNFRKKLDSKTIELQNKVKYWAELSSENSRDIPQSIKDEIDVACGQTKLLTTDKFMQMRSLINEFDNKSGAMLITTDDLDGFWDMLLLQVEKLEGQFSQLAILKNNNWAPLKPIAKKVINKLPTFNKRPVVKSKFADFIKTQKLKEEKTTLNSENSNEKNDSNNSKFNEMKFSNNTYLTSSTPTSSNQKNISFTPVLLKTMELSYVARRSGMTPIVLGTPHVSPLKPALKKTDNEKGTKRKNIHFESPKKIANGFLTPENSCNEDIKPKTIQNRVVTPHTSKKTKVYQNNGVRSQNKPIDTSISTQTGNKINKKNTIKAQSEVKKTVTKTLVDMQDGKSSIRRSSRLANKPSISYKC; encoded by the exons ATGACTACAAAAAG ATCTCAATTCATAATGAAGGAAAACAGAATTccaataggaaaaaaaaaggaaaatatagaaaaaaatgaaacactaaaaaaaa atgggGAACCAGAGTTGGTTGAAGATCACgtaatttcaaaatcaaagaCTTTAAAGTCATCCAAAATATctaagaaaacaaataaatctaatgaatGTAAACCTCTTAAGCTTGTTAACATCAATGATGAATCTACTGATACATCATTAACgaaaccaattaaaaaaccAAGAATCATTCTAAGCACAATTAAAGAAATGAAGGAAGAAAAAtccaatactaaaaaaatattgaataagataaaaattgtaaaagatAACGCCCCAACATtgattgaaaatgaaaataatttacaagaaGAAATTGATATggacaattttaataacacaattGACGAAATGAAACCAGTAGTCCCTGAGATTGTGCTGAGTCCTTTTGTTTGTACAACACGTGGTCATAAATGGAAACCAAGTCCTCGCAAACCTCCAAAATTATCTGAGttgtatgataaatatgaAGATGACAATGTTGCTGATAattttag gAAAAAGTTGGACAGTAAAACtattgaattacaaaataaagttaaatattggGCAGAATTATCTTCTGAAAATAGCCGTGATATTCCACAa tctatCAAAGATGAAATAGATGTTGCATGTGGACAAACAAAACTTTTGACAACTGACAAATTTATGCAAATGCGTTCCCTGATAAatgaatttgataataaatctgGGGCAATGCTTATAACAACAGACGATTTAGATGGATTTTGGGATATGCTATTGctacaa gtTGAAAAATTAGAAGGCCAATTTAGTCAACTTgccatattgaaaaataataattgggcTCCATTAAAACCAATTgccaaaaaagtaattaacaaattaccCACATTTAATAAACGTCCAGtagttaaatcaaaatttgcagattttattaaaa cCCAAAAATTAAAGGAAGAGAAAACTACACTTAATAGTGAAAattctaatgaaaaaaatgattcaaataattcaaagtTCAATGAAATGAAATTCTCTAATAACACTTATC ttACTTCTAGCACTCCAACTTcttcaaatcaaaaaaatataagttttacccCTGTGCTATTGAAGACTATGGAGTTATCATATGTGGCTCGTAGGTCAGGCATGACACCAATAGTTTTAGGCACTCCACATGTATCTCCATTAAAACCAGCATTGAAAAAGACAGATAATGAAAAAGGCACAAAGCGGAAGAACATACATTTTGAATCTCCTAAAAAAATTGCTAATGGATTTTTAACACCTGAAAACTCGTGCAAtg AAGATATCAAACCTAAAACCATTCAGAACAGAGTTGTTACTCCACATACTTCGAAAAAAACTAAAGTATACCAGAACAATGGTGTCAGATCTCAAAATAAACCTATTGATACATCAATTTCTACTCAAAccggaaataaaattaacaaaaaaaatactatcaaAGCACAGTCAGAAGTGAAAAAGACAGTAACTAAAACGTTGGTTGATATGCAAGATGGCAAATCATCAATAAGACGTTCTTCTAGACTGGCCAACAAACCTTCAATAAGTTACAAATGTTAG